A genome region from Triticum aestivum cultivar Chinese Spring chromosome 2B, IWGSC CS RefSeq v2.1, whole genome shotgun sequence includes the following:
- the LOC123041481 gene encoding protein EPIDERMAL PATTERNING FACTOR 2 encodes MRRPAGVGARWAPALALALAMALASCSCVTHGARTTPSSGADGLRPGREATPSGTAGRDDNDGGQAASPSHQEKRGQATREGEEEQGMMTLKERAVTGSRLPDCAHACGACAPCKRVMVSFRCAEASESCPIAYRCMCRGRFFRVPTL; translated from the exons ATGAGGAGGCCTGCTGGCGTGGGAGCTCGGTGGGCGCCGGCGCTGGCCCTTGCGCTGGCCATGGCATTGGCGTCGTGCTCGTGCGTGACCCATGGCGCCAGAACCACACCAA GTTCAGGCGCCGACGGCCTACGACCTGGCCGTGAGGCGACGCCGTCCGGAACCGCAGGCCGGGACGACAACGACGGAGGGCAGGCGGCATCACCGTCCCATCAGGAGAAGCGGGGCCAGGCGAcgcgggagggggaggaggagcaagGGATGATGACGCTCAAGGAGCGAGCGGTGACGGGGTCGCGGCTGCCGGACTGCGCGCACGCGTGCGGGGCGTGCGCCCCGTGCAAGCGGGTCATGGTCAGCTTCCGGTGCGCCGAGGCCTCCGAGTCGTGCCCCATCGCCTACCGCTGCATGTGCCGCGGCAGGTTCTTCCGCGTCCCCACCCTCTAG